A region from the Hippoglossus hippoglossus isolate fHipHip1 chromosome 16, fHipHip1.pri, whole genome shotgun sequence genome encodes:
- the ntrk1 gene encoding high affinity nerve growth factor receptor isoform X2: MAVAPRALAPLLPLVLALLSLAPAPASAGCPSACRCSFAMLQCLESDGITSVPTLAVQESDNVTEIYVENQAGLENITEFDLVNYKELKNLTVTSCRLRLISAKAFRHNVKLQYVNLASNSLEHISWRVFHFLPLLNLVLRDNPLVCSCDLYWLQEWQLNGRGDVDNQLLSCFSDNQEVALNSLVIDNCSLPVVDIVSSGEKTQEGGNLTFECHVTGSPTPNVRWRTDNLSSPFVTQKRIWGSRLELVLFLSNVSSNDNLRNLTCEADNRAGPREDMVTLDIEFPVKIVFLKNAVQQHFWCFPFAVDGNPEPSIAWLYNDEELIESQYRYTQIIPDSMDGSEKHGCLFLNKPTHMNNGNYTLIVQNKLGRDSATAIGSFMDNPFDEADPEGSFPVPTSKSNMDVTENPESRVFVVSVAVGLAVFACTFLLIMVSVINKCGQHSKFGIHRSSVLGAEDDLAVSLRFMNFGTSPPSSDEDSGLSSFVENPQYFCGIIKDKDMCVQHIKRQDIVLKWELGEGAFGKVYLAECAHLSPDSDKMLVAIKTLKDANESTRQDFQREAELLTVLQHQHIVRFYGVCTDGEPLAMVFEYMRHGDLNRFLRAHGPDARILEETKMPPLGQLTLPQMLQIAAQIASGMVYLASLHFVHRDLATRNCLVGEGLVVKIGDFGMSRDIYSTDYYRVGGRTMLPIRWMPPESIMYRKFTTESDIWSFGVVLWEIFTYGKQPWYQLSNSEAIECITQGRELERPRTCPKEVYMLMQGCWQREPQQRMVIKDIHSRLLALVKNPPVYLDILE, translated from the exons TTACGTAGAAAACCAAGCAGGCCTGGAGAATATCACAGAATTTGATCTTGTTAACTACAAAGAGCTGAAGAACCT CACTGTCACGTCATGTCGGCTGAGGCTCATCTCGGCCAAAGCCTTCCGACACAACGTCAAGCTCCAGTATGT gaACCTGGCGTCAAACTCTCTGGAGCACATCTCCTGGAGGGTGTTTCATTTTCTACCTTTGCTCAACCT GGTTTTGAGGGACAACCCTCTGGTGTGCTCATGTGATCTCTACTGGCTGCAGGAGTGGCAGCTTAACGGCCGCGGCGACGTGGACAACCAGTTGTTGTCTTGCTTCTCTGACAACCAGGAAGTGGCCCTCAACTCTCTGGTGATAGACAACTGCA GTTTGCCGGTGGTGGACATCGTCTCCTCCGGAGAAAAGACTCAAGAAGGAGGCAACCTGACGTTCGAGTGTCACGTGACAGGAAGTCCCACTCCCAATGTCAGGTGGCGAACCGACAACCTCAGCTCTCCCTTCGTTACCCAG AAGAGAATCTGGGGCTCCAGGCTGGAGCTGGTCCTTTTCCTCAGCAACGTGTCCTCCAATGACAACCTGCGCAATCTCACCTGCGAGGCCGATAACCGAGCCGGGCCCAGGGAGGATATGGTGACACTGGACATTGAGT TTCCTGTCAAAATCGTCTTCCTGAAAAACGCCGTGCAGCAGCATTTCTGGTGTTTCCCCTTCGCCGTGGATGGAAACCCCGAGCCGAGCATCGCCTGGCTGTACAACGACGAAGAACTGATAGAGTCCCAGTACAGATACACCCAGATCATCCCGGACTCGATGGACGGGTCGGAGAAACACGGCTGTCTCTTCCTCAACAAGCCCACCCACATGAACAATGGAAACTACACTCTGATCGTGCAGAACAAACTGGGAAGGGATAGCGCCACCGCCATTGGGAGTTTTATGGACAACCCTTTTGACGAGGCGGATCCTGAGGGCTCCTTTCCCG TTCCTACCAGCAAATCCAACATGGACGTCACGGAGAACCCAGAGAGTCGGGTGTTCGTG GTGTCGGTAGCCGTGGGTCTCGCTGTGTTCGCCTGCACTTTTCTTCTCATCATGGTTTCGGTGATTAACAAGTGTGGCCAGCACTCCAAGTTTGGCATTCACA GGTCGTCCGTTTTGGGGGCCGAGGACGACCTGGCCGTCTCGCTCCGTTTCATGAACTTCGGAACCAGCCCGCCTTCCTCAGATGAAGACTCTGGTTTGTCCAGCTTCGTCGAGAATCCGCAGTACTTCTGCGGCATCATCAAGGACAAAGACATGT GTGTGCAGCACATTAAACGGCAGGACATTGTGCTGAAGTGGGAGCTCGGCGAAGGAGCGTTTGGCAAAGTCTACCTGGCAGAGTGCGCCCACCTGAGTCCCGACAGCGACAAGATGCTGGTCGCCATCAAG ACGCTGAAGGACGCCAACGAGTCGACCCGGCAGGACTTCCAGAGGGAGGCGGAGCTGCTGACGGTGCTCCAGCACCAGCACATCGTGCGGTTCTACGGTGTGTGTACGGACGGAGAGCCGCTGGCCATGGTGTTCGAGTACATGAGGCACGGAGACCTCAACCGCTTCCTTCG AGCTCACGGCCCGGACGCTCGTATCCTGGAGGAGACCAAGATGCCGCCGCTGGGTCAGCTCACTCTGCCTCAGATGCTGCAGATCGCCGCGCAGATCGCCTCGGGCATGGTCTACCTGGCGTCGCTGCACTTCGTCCACCGCGACCTGGCGACCCGCAACTGTCTGGTGGGAGAGGGCCTGGTGGTCAAAATCGGAGACTTCGGGATGTCACGAGACATCTACAGCACAGACTACTATCGG gtGGGTGGACGCACCATGCTGCCGATCCGCTGGATGCCCCCGGAGAGCATCATGTACAGGAAGTTCACCACGGAGAGCGACATCTGGAGCTTCGGCGTCGTCCTGTGGGAGATCTTCACCTACGGCAAACAGCCGTGGTACCAGCTGTCCAACAGTGAG GCCATCGAATGCATCACACAGGGACGGGAGCTGGAGAGGCCCCGCACTTGCCCCAAGGAGGTGTACATGCTGATGCAGGGCTGCTGGCAGCGAGAGCCCCAGCAGAGGATGGTCATCAAGGACATCCACAGCCGGCTGCTGGCCCTGGTCAAGAACCCGCCGGTGTACCTGGATATCCTGGAATAA
- the ntrk1 gene encoding high affinity nerve growth factor receptor isoform X1 gives MAVAPRALAPLLPLVLALLSLAPAPASAGCPSACRCSFAMLQCLESDGITSVPTLAVQESDNVTEIYVENQAGLENITEFDLVNYKELKNLTVTSCRLRLISAKAFRHNVKLQYVNLASNSLEHISWRVFHFLPLLNLVLRDNPLVCSCDLYWLQEWQLNGRGDVDNQLLSCFSDNQEVALNSLVIDNCSLPVVDIVSSGEKTQEGGNLTFECHVTGSPTPNVRWRTDNLSSPFVTQKRIWGSRLELVLFLSNVSSNDNLRNLTCEADNRAGPREDMVTLDIEFPVKIVFLKNAVQQHFWCFPFAVDGNPEPSIAWLYNDEELIESQYRYTQIIPDSMDGSEKHGCLFLNKPTHMNNGNYTLIVQNKLGRDSATAIGSFMDNPFDEADPEGSFPVLNAAPIPTSKSNMDVTENPESRVFVVSVAVGLAVFACTFLLIMVSVINKCGQHSKFGIHRSSVLGAEDDLAVSLRFMNFGTSPPSSDEDSGLSSFVENPQYFCGIIKDKDMCVQHIKRQDIVLKWELGEGAFGKVYLAECAHLSPDSDKMLVAIKTLKDANESTRQDFQREAELLTVLQHQHIVRFYGVCTDGEPLAMVFEYMRHGDLNRFLRAHGPDARILEETKMPPLGQLTLPQMLQIAAQIASGMVYLASLHFVHRDLATRNCLVGEGLVVKIGDFGMSRDIYSTDYYRVGGRTMLPIRWMPPESIMYRKFTTESDIWSFGVVLWEIFTYGKQPWYQLSNSEAIECITQGRELERPRTCPKEVYMLMQGCWQREPQQRMVIKDIHSRLLALVKNPPVYLDILE, from the exons TTACGTAGAAAACCAAGCAGGCCTGGAGAATATCACAGAATTTGATCTTGTTAACTACAAAGAGCTGAAGAACCT CACTGTCACGTCATGTCGGCTGAGGCTCATCTCGGCCAAAGCCTTCCGACACAACGTCAAGCTCCAGTATGT gaACCTGGCGTCAAACTCTCTGGAGCACATCTCCTGGAGGGTGTTTCATTTTCTACCTTTGCTCAACCT GGTTTTGAGGGACAACCCTCTGGTGTGCTCATGTGATCTCTACTGGCTGCAGGAGTGGCAGCTTAACGGCCGCGGCGACGTGGACAACCAGTTGTTGTCTTGCTTCTCTGACAACCAGGAAGTGGCCCTCAACTCTCTGGTGATAGACAACTGCA GTTTGCCGGTGGTGGACATCGTCTCCTCCGGAGAAAAGACTCAAGAAGGAGGCAACCTGACGTTCGAGTGTCACGTGACAGGAAGTCCCACTCCCAATGTCAGGTGGCGAACCGACAACCTCAGCTCTCCCTTCGTTACCCAG AAGAGAATCTGGGGCTCCAGGCTGGAGCTGGTCCTTTTCCTCAGCAACGTGTCCTCCAATGACAACCTGCGCAATCTCACCTGCGAGGCCGATAACCGAGCCGGGCCCAGGGAGGATATGGTGACACTGGACATTGAGT TTCCTGTCAAAATCGTCTTCCTGAAAAACGCCGTGCAGCAGCATTTCTGGTGTTTCCCCTTCGCCGTGGATGGAAACCCCGAGCCGAGCATCGCCTGGCTGTACAACGACGAAGAACTGATAGAGTCCCAGTACAGATACACCCAGATCATCCCGGACTCGATGGACGGGTCGGAGAAACACGGCTGTCTCTTCCTCAACAAGCCCACCCACATGAACAATGGAAACTACACTCTGATCGTGCAGAACAAACTGGGAAGGGATAGCGCCACCGCCATTGGGAGTTTTATGGACAACCCTTTTGACGAGGCGGATCCTGAGGGCTCCTTTCCCG TCCTTAATGCGGCTCCAA TTCCTACCAGCAAATCCAACATGGACGTCACGGAGAACCCAGAGAGTCGGGTGTTCGTG GTGTCGGTAGCCGTGGGTCTCGCTGTGTTCGCCTGCACTTTTCTTCTCATCATGGTTTCGGTGATTAACAAGTGTGGCCAGCACTCCAAGTTTGGCATTCACA GGTCGTCCGTTTTGGGGGCCGAGGACGACCTGGCCGTCTCGCTCCGTTTCATGAACTTCGGAACCAGCCCGCCTTCCTCAGATGAAGACTCTGGTTTGTCCAGCTTCGTCGAGAATCCGCAGTACTTCTGCGGCATCATCAAGGACAAAGACATGT GTGTGCAGCACATTAAACGGCAGGACATTGTGCTGAAGTGGGAGCTCGGCGAAGGAGCGTTTGGCAAAGTCTACCTGGCAGAGTGCGCCCACCTGAGTCCCGACAGCGACAAGATGCTGGTCGCCATCAAG ACGCTGAAGGACGCCAACGAGTCGACCCGGCAGGACTTCCAGAGGGAGGCGGAGCTGCTGACGGTGCTCCAGCACCAGCACATCGTGCGGTTCTACGGTGTGTGTACGGACGGAGAGCCGCTGGCCATGGTGTTCGAGTACATGAGGCACGGAGACCTCAACCGCTTCCTTCG AGCTCACGGCCCGGACGCTCGTATCCTGGAGGAGACCAAGATGCCGCCGCTGGGTCAGCTCACTCTGCCTCAGATGCTGCAGATCGCCGCGCAGATCGCCTCGGGCATGGTCTACCTGGCGTCGCTGCACTTCGTCCACCGCGACCTGGCGACCCGCAACTGTCTGGTGGGAGAGGGCCTGGTGGTCAAAATCGGAGACTTCGGGATGTCACGAGACATCTACAGCACAGACTACTATCGG gtGGGTGGACGCACCATGCTGCCGATCCGCTGGATGCCCCCGGAGAGCATCATGTACAGGAAGTTCACCACGGAGAGCGACATCTGGAGCTTCGGCGTCGTCCTGTGGGAGATCTTCACCTACGGCAAACAGCCGTGGTACCAGCTGTCCAACAGTGAG GCCATCGAATGCATCACACAGGGACGGGAGCTGGAGAGGCCCCGCACTTGCCCCAAGGAGGTGTACATGCTGATGCAGGGCTGCTGGCAGCGAGAGCCCCAGCAGAGGATGGTCATCAAGGACATCCACAGCCGGCTGCTGGCCCTGGTCAAGAACCCGCCGGTGTACCTGGATATCCTGGAATAA